The proteins below are encoded in one region of Centropristis striata isolate RG_2023a ecotype Rhode Island chromosome 12, C.striata_1.0, whole genome shotgun sequence:
- the elovl6 gene encoding elongation of very long chain fatty acids protein 6, producing MSVLALQEYEFERQFNEDEAIRWMQENWKKSFLFSALYVAFILGGRHVMKQREKFELRKPLVLWSLTLAVFSIFGAIRTGSYMMYILMTKGLKQSVCDQSFYNGPVSKFWAYAFVLSKAPELGDTLFIVLRKQKLIFLHWYHHITVLLYSWYSYKDMVAGGGWFMTMNYLVHAVMYSYYALRAAGFKLSRKFAMFITLTQITQMLMGCVVNYLVYSWMQQGQECPSHMQNIVWSSLMYLSYFVLFVQFFFEAYFGKSKLSAAAVTKKSE from the exons ATGTCGGTGCTAGCCCTGCAAGAGTATGAGTTCGAGAGACAGTTCAACGAGGACGAAGCCATCCGATGGATGCAGGAGAACTG gaaGAAGTCATTTCTGTTCTCTGCACTCTACGTTGCCTTTATCCTTGGGGGCCGCCATGTCATGAAACAGAGGGAGAAGTTTGAGTTGAGGAAACCACTGGTGCTATGGTCGCTCACGCTTGCTGTCTTCAG TATATTTGGTGCCATTCGTACTGGGAGTTACATGATGTACATCCTGATGACGAAAGGGCTGAAACAGTCAGTTTGTGACCAGAGCTTTTACAACGGGCCTGTCAGCAAGTTCTGGGCGTACGCCTTTGTACTTAGTAAAGCACCAGAACTGG GTGACACTCTCTTCATCGTCCTGAGGAAACAGAAGCTCATCTTCCTCCACTGGTACCACCACATCACCGTGCTGCTCTACTCCTGGTACTCCTACAAAGACATGGTGGCCGGTGGTGGATGGTTCATGACCATGAACTACTTGGTCCACGCTGTCATGTACTCTTACTACGCCTTGCGGGCAGCCGGCTTCAAGCTGTCGCGCAAGTTTGCCATGTTCATCACACTGACCCAGATCACCCAGATGCTGATGGGCTGTGTGGTCAACTACCTGGTGTACTCGTGGATGCAGCAGGGCCAGGAGTGTCCATCCCACATGCAGAACATTGTGTGGTCTTCCCTCATGTACCTCAGCTACTTTGTGCTCTTTGTCCAGTTCTTCTTCGAGGCCTACTTTGGCAAGTCCAAGTTATCGGCTGCGGCTGTCACAAAGAAGAGCGAGTAA